TCTCTGACTTCTGTAACATTCCAGTGGTTTGGaatattttgttctctTAAGTAAGTGAAGTATGTACTTACTTCTTATATATCCTttaaattcatttttttgtgttcTTCTGAATTGTTTTGTAATGAGGAATGTTCATACTGAAAATCTCTGGCTCAAGTTTGAAATCTAAAGGACCTAGCCTTCGGAAAGATTAGCTGCCGAGATGTTAGAGTGAGAATTGATGTTTGTGTACTAGCACTGCTAGGACCCGTGACATACAGTACTATTTCGTatgaagaaatttttgAGGCATTTAGCATTTATTCACACATGTgacaagaaatcaatgaCAGCACTGCTTACTACGGCATATAAAATAGTTACTATACTGTTACATCAACGACCATTATATTTTAGTTCAAGAGGTCTGCAGATATTGTATGCAATAAATGCAAACCCGGCACCTAATTCGAAACCGATGTCTGCTCCACCACTTCCAATATGCCTTCCAATTTCACCTTTCCAGTAAGATTGGCTCATGCCAAACGCTACGCCAAATGCTCCAATAAATAGTGCTGCGCATCCAGCGTAGCCAATTGGCAACTTGTCCCATCTGTTCCAATCGGATACAGTGTAACCTGTGAATCCGCGTCTGTAGATGTAGTGCTctgagagagagatagCAATGTATATACCAATATAGTATCCGATGGAGTCCATGAATTTGCTCAAGAATGACTCGAACTTGTAGTAGGCCCCGATGGAGATGGCTAGCGCAGCCAGATTGCCAACAAAAGTCCAGAAGACACGAGGAATCTTGGCAAGGGGCTCCCACATTGCCTGTGTGCCCAACGCAATAGAGTACATGTTGGGCGTGTTGTTTGCAACAGTGGACATTGCTAGCAACACACAGCAGAATGACCCAAAGCCCCAGAGGGAATCTTCAACCAAGATAGCATAGCATAAGCCACCTACCGAGTGCGAAGCGTATAACTCCGCCCATCTCTTATTGGTCTGTGTGCATGCCATGGCGGCAGAAGCCAGTGTCATGGTGAACAACAATGGTAATCCCAAGCCTAACACTACGCTGAAGAAGacctttttcttatttgTTTGTCTTGGCATATAAACGGTGTAATCGGCGGCGTATGTTGCCCATCCTGCAGCATAGCCAAAGATGGAGCTACCAAAGGAGAGTACACCAGCGGCAGTATTGGATCCACCACCCCAAGGACCGTTCGTGAAGTTTCCAGACTTGGCCAAGCACGCAATTATCACTAGAAAAACAGCAAAATTCGGAACCCAAGACCACTTCTCGTACAGGTGAATGAACCTGTACCCAAAGAATGTGACGACAATGGTGCACATAATAAGGATCAAACAGGCAGCCCATGGAGGACAATTGTGGCCACTGGGGTTTACCATGTGCAAGAGCGACGCGGACGCCATAGTGTTGACGGAAACCCATCCAACACAAGCTATGACGTTcatgaaagagaagagtcTAGCGGTGATGTTTCCCACAAGGAACCGGGACAACACCATCTGTCTAAGGCCTAGCTCGACCCCAAACACCGAAAAGAAGGCCACAGGCATAACACCGAGAAgggtgaagaaaaagatggTTAGAACGGAGGTTCCGAAATTGAGTCCACATGCAGATATACCGAGACAACCCAAGGAGAATGCGGAGATGACCATGTTGCTAGAGAACCACATTGTTGCAGCATTCATAATGTCGGTGTcatccttttcattttcggtGACAGGGTCAATACCCTTTGTCTCAGCATTCACTCTGACGGCTAAGCGATTAACCCAGGAGAGTCTCGAGATCTCTGTGGTGGTAGTGTAGACCGAATGGTCTTTTTCGAGCTCTTGGACATGAGATTCTGCTGGGTCTTGCTTCTCAATGTCAGAGGAAAGGTATCCTTCGTTGTAAACGGGCGAGGACATAGTAAATGTTTGGAAACGGTGTTGTAAAAAAGGTACTAGAAAAGGACCGAT
The Kluyveromyces marxianus DMKU3-1042 DNA, complete genome, chromosome 1 DNA segment above includes these coding regions:
- the FCY2 gene encoding cytosine permease; amino-acid sequence: MSSPVYNEGYLSSDIEKQDPAESHVQELEKDHSVYTTTTEISRLSWVNRLAVRVNAETKGIDPVTENEKDDTDIMNAATMWFSSNMVISAFSLGCLGISACGLNFGTSVLTIFFFTLLGVMPVAFFSVFGVELGLRQMVLSRFLVGNITARLFSFMNVIACVGWVSVNTMASASLLHMVNPSGHNCPPWAACLILIMCTIVVTFFGYRFIHLYEKWSWVPNFAVFLVIIACLAKSGNFTNGPWGGGSNTAAGVLSFGSSIFGYAAGWATYAADYTVYMPRQTNKKKVFFSVVLGLGLPLLFTMTLASAAMACTQTNKRWAELYASHSVGGLCYAILVEDSLWGFGSFCCVLLAMSTVANNTPNMYSIALGTQAMWEPLAKIPRVFWTFVGNLAALAISIGAYYKFESFLSKFMDSIGYYIGIYIAISLSEHYIYRRGFTGYTVSDWNRWDKLPIGYAGCAALFIGAFGVAFGMSQSYWKGEIGRHIGSGGADIGFELGAGFAFIAYNICRPLELKYNGR